From Acidithiobacillus sp., the proteins below share one genomic window:
- the shc gene encoding squalene--hopene cyclase encodes MNRILQPVRYSSSIFRASLDRVIAEARTALGNLQAEDGHWCFEFEADCTIPAEYILMQHYMDERDTSLEAKMAVYLRNKQADHGGWPLYYGGRFDLSASVKAYYALKLAGDAPELPHMRRAREAILAHGGAEHANVFTRITLALFAQVPWRAVPFIPVEIMLLPRWFPFQIYKVASWSRTVMVPLFILCSLKARAKNPLQVHIRELFRRPPEQIADYFSHARQGIVAHLFLSLDRFWRLMEDWIPRSIRRSALKKAEVWFTARINGEDGLNGIFPAMVNAHEALELLGYSSDHIYRQQTGAALRKLVVERATDAYCQPCVSPVWDTCLALHALLEQDGEVSPAVQSGIQWLKDRQIGTEPGDWQEQRPNLAGGGWAFQYANPYYPDLDDTAAVGWALARAGRAEDRESIERAANWLAGMQSRNGGFGAYDVDNTHYYLNEIPFADHKALLDPPTADVTGRVVAFLAHLARPRDRDILRRAVAYLLREQESSGAWLGRWGTNYVYGTWSVLMALAELDDSSLQPAMERAAYWLRAVQQSDGGWGESNDSYGDPGLAGMGQTSTAAQTAWACLGLMAAGDRDSVALHRGIAWLQAHQEGDGCWQDPFFNAPGFPKVFYLIYHGYSRYFPLWAMARYRNLGCLARA; translated from the coding sequence ATGAATCGTATCCTGCAACCCGTGCGCTACAGTTCGAGCATTTTTCGCGCGTCGCTGGATCGGGTGATAGCTGAGGCGCGCACCGCGCTCGGTAATCTGCAAGCGGAAGATGGTCACTGGTGCTTCGAGTTTGAAGCCGATTGCACTATCCCTGCCGAATATATTCTGATGCAGCACTACATGGACGAGCGCGATACGTCTCTGGAGGCCAAGATGGCCGTCTATCTGCGCAATAAACAGGCGGATCACGGCGGCTGGCCTCTCTATTACGGAGGCCGTTTTGACCTGAGCGCTTCGGTAAAGGCCTATTATGCACTGAAGCTGGCCGGGGATGCTCCGGAGCTACCACATATGCGGCGCGCCCGTGAGGCGATCCTGGCGCATGGTGGCGCGGAACACGCCAATGTGTTCACGCGCATTACCCTGGCACTCTTTGCCCAGGTGCCGTGGCGGGCCGTGCCTTTTATTCCGGTGGAAATCATGCTGTTGCCGCGCTGGTTTCCCTTTCAAATTTATAAAGTGGCGTCATGGTCGCGCACGGTGATGGTGCCGCTGTTTATTTTGTGCAGCCTCAAGGCGCGTGCCAAAAACCCCTTGCAGGTGCATATCCGCGAACTGTTCCGGCGGCCGCCGGAGCAGATTGCGGACTATTTCAGCCATGCCCGGCAGGGGATTGTGGCGCATCTCTTTCTGTCTCTGGACCGATTTTGGCGGTTGATGGAGGACTGGATACCCCGGAGTATCCGGCGCAGTGCCCTGAAGAAGGCGGAGGTGTGGTTTACAGCGCGGATTAACGGGGAAGATGGCCTGAATGGTATTTTCCCGGCCATGGTGAACGCCCACGAGGCTTTGGAGTTGCTCGGTTATTCGTCCGACCATATCTATCGCCAGCAAACGGGGGCAGCCCTGCGCAAATTGGTGGTGGAGCGGGCGACCGACGCCTACTGTCAACCCTGTGTGTCACCCGTCTGGGACACCTGTCTCGCGCTCCATGCGCTGCTGGAGCAGGATGGCGAGGTGTCTCCGGCGGTACAAAGCGGTATTCAATGGCTCAAGGACCGGCAAATTGGTACTGAACCCGGCGACTGGCAGGAGCAGCGGCCCAATTTGGCGGGCGGCGGTTGGGCCTTTCAGTATGCTAATCCTTATTATCCGGATCTGGATGACACGGCGGCGGTAGGTTGGGCACTGGCGCGGGCCGGGCGTGCAGAAGATCGTGAAAGTATCGAAAGGGCGGCAAACTGGCTGGCTGGTATGCAATCCAGAAACGGCGGATTCGGGGCTTATGACGTCGATAATACCCACTATTACCTCAACGAAATCCCTTTTGCCGATCACAAGGCCTTGCTGGACCCACCGACGGCCGATGTCACCGGGCGCGTGGTGGCTTTCCTGGCGCATTTGGCGCGGCCACGGGACCGGGATATTTTGCGGCGTGCCGTGGCTTACCTGTTGCGTGAACAGGAGTCATCCGGGGCTTGGCTGGGGCGCTGGGGGACCAATTACGTCTACGGGACCTGGTCCGTGCTCATGGCGCTGGCTGAGTTGGATGATTCTTCCCTGCAACCCGCTATGGAGCGCGCAGCATACTGGTTGCGCGCGGTACAGCAGAGCGACGGTGGTTGGGGTGAAAGCAATGACTCCTATGGCGACCCTGGTCTCGCCGGCATGGGCCAGACTTCTACCGCAGCGCAGACGGCCTGGGCATGTCTCGGTCTGATGGCGGCGGGAGACCGGGATAGTGTCGCTTTGCATCGCGGTATAGCCTGGTTACAGGCACACCAGGAAGGGGATGGGTGCTGGCAGGACCCCTTTTTTAACGCACCGGGATTCCCC
- the secB gene encoding protein-export chaperone SecB has product MDEQEAVFMIERIYVKDISFESPNAPLSFVQTEAPTVDVGLNTTSNAVEGMDGLTEVTLTVTVKAKAGESTYFAVEVQQSGLFRMQNIPEEHLPALVAVHCPTILFPYAREVVADMVGRGGFQPLHLHPVNFEALYQQAQVQQQNYTTQ; this is encoded by the coding sequence ATGGACGAACAAGAAGCAGTTTTTATGATTGAGCGCATTTATGTGAAGGACATCTCTTTTGAGTCGCCCAATGCGCCGCTCAGTTTTGTGCAGACTGAGGCACCGACGGTGGACGTCGGCCTGAACACCACCAGCAATGCGGTGGAAGGTATGGATGGCCTTACCGAGGTGACGCTGACCGTGACAGTCAAGGCCAAGGCGGGCGAAAGCACCTACTTTGCGGTGGAGGTCCAGCAGTCTGGTCTGTTCCGTATGCAGAATATTCCGGAAGAGCACCTGCCCGCCCTGGTCGCCGTGCACTGCCCGACGATACTGTTCCCCTACGCGCGGGAAGTGGTGGCGGATATGGTGGGCCGCGGCGGCTTCCAGCCCCTGCACCTGCATCCGGTCAATTTCGAGGCCCTGTATCAGCAGGCACAGGTCCAGCAACAGAACTACACGACGCAATAA
- a CDS encoding NAD(P)H-dependent glycerol-3-phosphate dehydrogenase, with translation MRWAVLGAGHWGTALAVYLLRQGHAVQLWGRCANRLPCQTSRADLFPIFPQCARPEGLRCTVDLTAAVRDSEGIVLAIPSHALRGLMANLRSCLPPATLLVLASKGLETRTALRLDQVLQETVPDVPLVVLSGPSFAHDLILEKPLAMTAASTDLTHAQRVAEAFGSAQMRVYTSDDVAGVCLGGAIKNVLAIAAGISDGLGNGDSARAALITRGMAELHRLGTALGGRTETFMGLAGAGDLILTASSDLSRNRRVGIGLGRGLSLEAVLREIGEEAEGVCTAQALFQLAQRLGVDMPITEQVYRVLFDGTAPRAASDVLMRRALRSELHMSSDVTLSSGEP, from the coding sequence ATGCGTTGGGCGGTGCTGGGAGCCGGTCACTGGGGGACAGCCCTGGCGGTTTATCTGCTCCGGCAGGGGCATGCCGTGCAGCTCTGGGGGCGGTGCGCCAATCGTCTGCCTTGCCAGACTAGTCGCGCGGATTTGTTTCCCATATTTCCGCAGTGCGCGCGCCCTGAAGGGCTGCGCTGTACTGTGGACCTCACCGCTGCGGTGCGAGACAGTGAGGGTATAGTGCTCGCCATACCCAGCCATGCCTTGCGCGGTCTGATGGCGAATCTGCGTTCCTGTCTGCCACCTGCTACGTTGCTGGTCCTCGCCAGTAAAGGGCTGGAGACGCGGACGGCTTTGCGCCTTGATCAGGTATTGCAGGAAACTGTGCCAGATGTGCCGCTGGTGGTGCTCTCTGGCCCGAGTTTTGCCCACGACTTGATCCTGGAAAAACCATTGGCGATGACGGCGGCGTCCACCGATCTGACCCACGCCCAGCGGGTGGCCGAGGCCTTTGGCAGTGCGCAGATGCGGGTCTACACCAGTGATGATGTGGCGGGTGTCTGTCTGGGTGGGGCGATCAAAAATGTACTGGCGATTGCTGCGGGTATTTCTGATGGATTGGGGAATGGCGACAGTGCGCGTGCCGCGCTCATCACCCGCGGGATGGCAGAATTGCATCGCCTGGGAACGGCGCTGGGGGGGCGAACCGAGACCTTCATGGGCTTGGCGGGTGCGGGTGACTTGATCCTCACCGCGAGCAGCGACTTGTCGCGGAACCGGCGGGTGGGAATAGGCCTGGGCCGTGGCTTGAGTCTGGAAGCAGTGCTGCGCGAGATTGGTGAAGAGGCCGAGGGGGTGTGTACGGCGCAAGCCTTGTTCCAGCTTGCACAGCGTCTGGGCGTGGATATGCCGATCACCGAGCAGGTATATCGCGTACTTTTTGACGGCACGGCGCCGCGCGCTGCGAGCGATGTGTTGATGCGCCGCGCCCTGCGTTCCGAATTGCACATGTCATCCGATGTCACGCTTTCCTCTGGTGAGCCGTGA
- a CDS encoding phytoene/squalene synthase family protein: MDVTRQDRMLTAALEQALAYQAQSLQAVSRTFALTIPQLPEALRKAVGNGYLLCRIADTIEDDPDLPWEKKVYWQAEFLAVVEGAGDAAAFAAAFGACLSAAMPEAEHDLIRHTPEVVAITHSLSPTQRAALSRCVRIMGRGMAEFQQHASLQGLANMAAMDRYCYVVAGVVGEMLTSLFVEYEPRLAHHAAEMQRLAVSFGQGLQMTNILKDIWDDWQRGVSWMPRALFQHHGCDIAAVQPGSRDPGFAAGLSELLGNAAGHLQDALRYTLLIPAEQTGMRDFCLWAIAMAVLTLRRISENPAFASGSEVKISRSIVHRVVFLSRLLHRSDALLQLSFRVGVKPLAQSPAAGRP, translated from the coding sequence TTGGATGTCACCAGACAGGACCGCATGTTGACGGCGGCGCTGGAGCAGGCTTTGGCGTACCAGGCACAGAGTCTCCAGGCCGTTTCGCGGACTTTTGCCCTGACGATTCCCCAGTTGCCGGAAGCCTTGCGGAAAGCGGTCGGTAATGGCTACCTGTTGTGCCGAATCGCCGATACCATAGAAGACGATCCGGATTTGCCATGGGAAAAGAAGGTCTACTGGCAGGCGGAGTTCCTCGCGGTGGTGGAGGGTGCGGGCGATGCTGCCGCTTTTGCCGCTGCATTCGGTGCATGTCTGTCGGCAGCGATGCCCGAAGCTGAGCACGATCTGATTCGCCACACCCCTGAGGTCGTTGCCATCACCCACAGCCTGAGCCCCACGCAGCGGGCTGCATTGTCCCGCTGCGTGCGGATCATGGGCAGGGGGATGGCGGAATTTCAGCAACATGCTTCCCTGCAGGGACTTGCCAACATGGCGGCGATGGACCGCTACTGCTATGTAGTCGCGGGCGTTGTCGGCGAAATGCTCACCAGCCTCTTTGTGGAGTATGAGCCGCGACTGGCGCATCATGCTGCGGAGATGCAGCGGCTCGCGGTGTCTTTTGGGCAAGGTCTACAGATGACCAATATCCTCAAGGATATCTGGGATGACTGGCAGCGCGGCGTGAGTTGGATGCCACGCGCACTGTTCCAGCATCATGGTTGCGATATTGCCGCGGTGCAACCCGGCAGCCGTGATCCGGGTTTTGCAGCGGGTCTCAGTGAACTGCTGGGCAATGCCGCCGGGCATTTGCAGGATGCGCTGCGTTATACATTACTGATTCCGGCCGAGCAGACGGGGATGCGCGATTTTTGCCTCTGGGCTATTGCCATGGCGGTATTGACCCTGCGGCGGATTTCCGAAAATCCTGCTTTTGCTTCCGGGAGCGAAGTAAAAATCAGTCGGAGCATTGTGCATCGGGTGGTATTCCTGTCGCGCCTGCTGCATCGTTCCGACGCGCTCCTGCAACTGAGCTTTCGGGTGGGTGTCAAACCGCTGGCGCAGTCTCCTGCTGCAGGGCGACCATGA